From one Branchiostoma floridae strain S238N-H82 chromosome 3, Bfl_VNyyK, whole genome shotgun sequence genomic stretch:
- the LOC118411602 gene encoding sphingomyelin synthase-related protein 1-like isoform X2 translates to MCDVHTWKCQRVGKWLKRAGFPQYVQSFTQEHRIDGMALLSLTEMDLRSPPLELKVLGDIKRLMLAIRKLQRENQYHLAITQRLENGTRLRHREFMQGNGSDFAESDGFTHSDDSSSENRVYIPTFKPEIWKTVISFLYVFLVFLVTAFVMVIVHDRVPDREKFPPLPDLFLDSVPRIPWAFVMCEITGLVLCAIWCIVLLLHKHRFILMRRMFALTGTVFMLRCLTMLMTSLSVPGDHLECSGKLYGDFWTRLHRAFVIWSGLGMTLTGVHTCGDYMFSGHTVVLTLLNHFITEYTPRNMYTLHISSWVMNLFGIFFILAAHEHYSIDVFIAFYISSRLFLYYHTLANNRVLKHGDKDRTRAWFPLFSFFESEVDGIVPNEYEWPFPIPSIFMENEENDM, encoded by the exons ATGTGTGATGTCCATACATGGAAGTGCCAACGTGTGGGGAAGTGGCTGAAGAGGGCCGGTTTCCCCCAGTATGTTCAGTCTTTCACTCAGGAACACAGAATCGATGGTATGGCCCTGCTCTCGCTCACAGAGATGGACCTCCGCAGCCCGCCACTGGAACTCAAGGTCCTCGGAGACATCAAAAGGTTGATGCTCGCCATTCGGAAACTTCAACGGGAAAACCAGTACCATCTCGCCATCACTCAAAGGCTTGAAAATGGAACAAGGTTAAGACATAGAGAATTCATGCAAGGCAATGGCTCTGACTTTGCTGAATCAGATGGTTTTACGCACAGTGACGACAGCTCAAGCGAAAACAGGGTTTACATCCCCACCTTCAAGCCAGAGATATGGAAAACAGTCATCAGCTTCCTCTACGTGTTTCTAGTTTTCCTTGTGACTGCCTTTGTGATGGTGATTGTACACGACCGAGTGCCAGACAGGGAGAAGTTCCCTCCCCTACCTGACCTGTTCCTGGATAGTGTGCCAAGGATTCCATGGGCATTTGTGATGTGTGAGATCACTGGGTTGGTGCTCTGTGCCATCTGGTGCATTGTTCTCCTTCTACACAAGCACAG GTTCATTTTGATGCGGAGGATGTTCGCCCTGACAGGAACAGTGTTCATGCTGCGCTGCCTCACCATGTTAATGACATCGCTGTCTGTTCCTGGGGATCATCTGGAGTGCAGTGGAAAG TTGTATGGAGACTTTTGGACCCGTCTCCATCGAGCATTTGTGATCTGGAGTGGTCTGGGGATGACGCTGACAGGCGTGCACACCTGTGGAGACTACATGTTCAGTGGGCACACTGTGGTCCTCACCCTGCTCAATCACTTCATCACTGAGT ACACACCCAGGAACATGTACACCCTGCACATCTCCTCCTGGGTGATGAATCTGTTTGGTATATTCTTCATTCTCGCTGCCCACGAGCACTACTCCATCGATGTGTTCATCGCTTTCTACATCAGCAGTCGTCTCTTCCTGTACTACCACACGCTGGCTAACAACCGGGTCCTCAAACATGGCGACAAGGACCGCACGCGTGCGTGGTTCCCCCTCTTCTCCTTTTTTGAGTCAGAGGTGGATGGCATCGTGCCAAATGAATATGAGTGGCCATTTCCCATTCCATCAATTTTCATGGagaatgaagaaaatgacatgTAA
- the LOC118411602 gene encoding sphingomyelin synthase-related protein 1-like isoform X1 translates to MGMWSIQHSLLRIHHSVQKVANMCDVHTWKCQRVGKWLKRAGFPQYVQSFTQEHRIDGMALLSLTEMDLRSPPLELKVLGDIKRLMLAIRKLQRENQYHLAITQRLENGTRLRHREFMQGNGSDFAESDGFTHSDDSSSENRVYIPTFKPEIWKTVISFLYVFLVFLVTAFVMVIVHDRVPDREKFPPLPDLFLDSVPRIPWAFVMCEITGLVLCAIWCIVLLLHKHRFILMRRMFALTGTVFMLRCLTMLMTSLSVPGDHLECSGKLYGDFWTRLHRAFVIWSGLGMTLTGVHTCGDYMFSGHTVVLTLLNHFITEYTPRNMYTLHISSWVMNLFGIFFILAAHEHYSIDVFIAFYISSRLFLYYHTLANNRVLKHGDKDRTRAWFPLFSFFESEVDGIVPNEYEWPFPIPSIFMENEENDM, encoded by the exons GTTGCCAACATGTGTGATGTCCATACATGGAAGTGCCAACGTGTGGGGAAGTGGCTGAAGAGGGCCGGTTTCCCCCAGTATGTTCAGTCTTTCACTCAGGAACACAGAATCGATGGTATGGCCCTGCTCTCGCTCACAGAGATGGACCTCCGCAGCCCGCCACTGGAACTCAAGGTCCTCGGAGACATCAAAAGGTTGATGCTCGCCATTCGGAAACTTCAACGGGAAAACCAGTACCATCTCGCCATCACTCAAAGGCTTGAAAATGGAACAAGGTTAAGACATAGAGAATTCATGCAAGGCAATGGCTCTGACTTTGCTGAATCAGATGGTTTTACGCACAGTGACGACAGCTCAAGCGAAAACAGGGTTTACATCCCCACCTTCAAGCCAGAGATATGGAAAACAGTCATCAGCTTCCTCTACGTGTTTCTAGTTTTCCTTGTGACTGCCTTTGTGATGGTGATTGTACACGACCGAGTGCCAGACAGGGAGAAGTTCCCTCCCCTACCTGACCTGTTCCTGGATAGTGTGCCAAGGATTCCATGGGCATTTGTGATGTGTGAGATCACTGGGTTGGTGCTCTGTGCCATCTGGTGCATTGTTCTCCTTCTACACAAGCACAG GTTCATTTTGATGCGGAGGATGTTCGCCCTGACAGGAACAGTGTTCATGCTGCGCTGCCTCACCATGTTAATGACATCGCTGTCTGTTCCTGGGGATCATCTGGAGTGCAGTGGAAAG TTGTATGGAGACTTTTGGACCCGTCTCCATCGAGCATTTGTGATCTGGAGTGGTCTGGGGATGACGCTGACAGGCGTGCACACCTGTGGAGACTACATGTTCAGTGGGCACACTGTGGTCCTCACCCTGCTCAATCACTTCATCACTGAGT ACACACCCAGGAACATGTACACCCTGCACATCTCCTCCTGGGTGATGAATCTGTTTGGTATATTCTTCATTCTCGCTGCCCACGAGCACTACTCCATCGATGTGTTCATCGCTTTCTACATCAGCAGTCGTCTCTTCCTGTACTACCACACGCTGGCTAACAACCGGGTCCTCAAACATGGCGACAAGGACCGCACGCGTGCGTGGTTCCCCCTCTTCTCCTTTTTTGAGTCAGAGGTGGATGGCATCGTGCCAAATGAATATGAGTGGCCATTTCCCATTCCATCAATTTTCATGGagaatgaagaaaatgacatgTAA
- the LOC118411599 gene encoding protein transport protein Sec31A-like isoform X5: MKVKDIERTANQAWSPAEHHPVYLAAGTAAQQLDATFSTSAALEIYQLNLGEPGLQMEPVGSITTEHRFHKLVWGGYGMGTDNLPSGVLVGGTDTGSIHIYNPAKLLKGEDPVFATTEKHSGPVRALDVNPFQKNLLASGANDSEIFIWDLSNLETPMTPGSSNLPLEDISCVAWNQQVQHILGSSNPTGRCVVWDLRKNEPIIKVSDHSSRIRCQAIAWHPEVATQLVLASEDDRSPVIQLWDLRFATSPLKVLENHTRGILSVAWCPQDPDLLLSCAKDNRILCWNPNSSVPGGEVVYELPTSDQWSFDVRWCPRNPAVISSASFDGHISIYSLMGGGVDTQSEQQRQADKISSSFPGSTFGGPAPQPQAQQQPMPLKNPPKWLRRPVGASFAFGGKLVTFEDVKAPQQQQQQQQPQPRRVFVSQVITEQELINRSNNLQTALKSGQFGEFCDQKIKAAETEFDQSVWSFLKVNFESEPRSQYLRLLGFDANELANKVAEATGQTSLQNGHAEEGVDPKELASKMQLLTVDTAGDQKLTSSAQGSPSVNEARAFTYKRKTPAEDSPAAGADVFDTIAAHGKAITTESQDASRPDSPFQISVDEDCDGLICRALLTGNFEAAVEMCLHDNRLAEALILSVSGGPELLAQTQKKYFQRSQSKISRLLSCVVNRSWADIVEHCNLENWKEALAALLTYAKPEDFSSLCGTLGSRLETEQDGQLQANACLTYICAGNVDKMVTCWNKITKNPNSPLALEDLVEKVMVLRKSIELTQKQAPPVSGGVLAEKLSQYAELLAAQGSLATAMEYLGDSTEPTIAQLRDRLYRAQGEAMAPRQAQTVQRQAARPAGVQQQQQQQHQYRQVGVTTTTSSANYYQPSTYPYASQQPAPAQQPAFMPASQQAPAPAPAAPSGGNANMYTLGGAQRPKYAHWGAEMGGFGTTQTYTSMPAQPGVPQGTPAPSSQAQPQPTLFTPSTMAAPYSQTPGGPAYYQQPQPAQQPPVPQPMPAQQVPSQSQKSGGNSGDSKPDRPQGAWNDPPAVIRARKISGSDHGHTPMYIERHLHSGRHRDKQEAYTPPAPITSPIPLPPEEQAAMMNQEPPGAPIPAAVNQPQAGAPQQSSAPTTPKEKGPIPAEHQELAQSLDSLLQRCMSTASHPQTKRKLEDVSRRLEALYDKLRDNSLPANILTSLHQLSQACSQHNYQAGLNIHTQMIQASNFSQISSFMTGLKVLMQVATQQGV; encoded by the exons ATGAAGGTGAAGGATATAGAGCGGACAGCTAACCAGGCATGGAGCCCAGCAGAACACCACCCTGTGTACCTGGCAGCTGGGACAGCCGCACAGCAGCTGGATGCAACCTTCAG CACCAGTGCTGCTCTAGAGATCTACCAGCTGAATCTTGGAGAGCCAGGACTACAGATGGAGCCTGTTGGGAGCATCACCACAGAGCACCGCTTCCACAAGCTGGTGTGGGGAGGGTACGGCATGGGCACAGATAACCTGCCATCGGGGGTCCTCGTGGGCGGTACTGATACAGGCAGCATTCATATCTACAACCCAGCCAAGCTGCTGAAGGGGGAGGATCCAGTGTTTGCTACAACAGAGAAG CACTCTGGACCAGTGCGAGCCTTGGATGTTAACCCCTTCCAGAAGAACCTGTTAGCCTCGGGGGCCAACGACTCGGAGATCTTCATCTGGGATCTGTCCAACCTGGAGACGCCCATGACTCCTGGATCCAGTAATCTG CCCCTGGAGGATATCAGCTGTGTGGCATGGAACCAGCAGGTCCAGCACATCCTGGGCTCCTCCAACCCCACGGGCCGCTGTGTGGTTTGGGACCTCCGCAAGAACGAACCAATCATCAAAGTCAGCGACCACAGCAGCCGG ATCCGTTGCCAGGCTATAGCGTGGCACCCTGAGGTGGCGACCCAGCTAGTTCTGGCCTCAGAAGACGACCGTTCCCCTGTCATCCAGCTGTGGGACCTCCGCTTTGCAACATCTCCCCTCAAGGTGCTGGAGAACCACACCAG AGGGATCCTGTCTGTAGCCTGGTGTCCCCAGGACCCTGACCTGCTCCTCAGCTGTGCTAAAGACAACAGGATCTTATGCTGGAACCCCAACAGTTCTGTTCCTGGTGGGGAG GTTGTGTATGAGCTGCCGACCAGTGACCAGTGGAGTTTTGATGTGAGGTGGTGCCCCAGGAACCCTGCTGTCATCTCCAGTGCCTCCTTTGATGGACACATCAGCATCTACTCCCTGATGGGAGGGGGTGTGGACACTCAGTCTGAGCAGCAGAGACAAGCCGATAAG ATCTCCTCATCATTCCCTGGGAGTACATTTGGTGGCCCCGCCCCCCAGCCCCAGGCCCAACAACAACCCATGCCCCTGAAGAACCCCCCCAAATGGCTTAGGAGACCCGTGGGGGCCTCGTTCGCT TTTGGAGGCAAGCTTGTTACATTTGAAGATGTGAAGGCtccccagcagcagcagcagcagcagcagccccAGCCCAGGAGAGTGTTTGTTAGCCAGGTTATCACTGAACAGGAACTCATCAACAG ATCCAATAACCTACAAACTGCTCTGAAGTCGGGACAATTTGGGGAGTTTTGTGACCAGAAAATCAAAGCAGCAGAGACAGAGTTTGACCAGAGTGTGTGGAGCTTCTTGAAG GTGAATTTTGAGAGCGAGCCTCGCAGCCAGTACCTGAGACTGCTGGGATTCGATGCAAACGAGTTGGCCAATAAGGTTGCCGAGGCAACAGGACAAACATCACTACAAAACGGACATGCAGAGGAAGGGGTAGATCCCAAGGAACTAGCATCCAAGATGCAACTGTTAACTGTTGAT ACTGCTGGTGATCAGAAGCTGACATCTAGTGCCCAGGGATCTCCTTCTGTCAACGAGGCAAGG GCCTTTACCTACAAAAGAAAG ACCCCAGCAGAAGACAGCCCTGCAGCAGGTGCTGATGTGTTTGATACGATTGCTGCTCATGGTAAAGCCATCACCACAGAGTCTCAGGATGCCAGCAGGCCCGACTCCCCCTTCCAGATATCTGTAGATGAAG ATTGTGATGGTTTAATTTGTCGGGCACTGCTCACTGGTAATTTCGAGGCAGCCGTGGAGATGTGTCTCCATGACAACCGCCTGGCCGAGGCCCTCATTCTGTCTGTGTCAGGTGGTCCTGAACTCCTGGCTCAAACCCAGAAAAAATACTTCCAGAGATCACAAAGTAAAATTTCCAGG TTGTTGTCGTGTGTAGTGAACCGTAGCTGGGCAGACATTGTAGAGCACTGTAATCTGGAGAACTGGAAGGAGGCCCTGGCAGCTCTGCTCACGTACGCCAAACCTGAGGACTTCTCCTCTCTTTGTG GCACCTTGGGGAGCCGTCTGGAAACGGAGCAAGATGGGCAGCTACAGGCTAACGCCTGCCTGACATATATCTGTGCTGGGAACGTGGACAAGATGGTCACCTGTTGGAACAAGATTACCAAGAATCCCAATTCACCGCTGGCTTTGGAG GACCTTGTTGAGAAGGTGATGGTGCTGAGGAAGTCTATAGAGCTGACCCAGAAGCAGGCCCCACCGGTGTCAGGGGGAGTGTTGGCAGAGAAACTTTCCCAGTATGCCGAGCTGCTGGCTGCACAGGGCAGCCTGGCCACAGCTATGGAGTACCTGGGAGACTCTACTGAG CCCACCATTGCCCAGCTGAGAGACAGACTTTACAGAGCACAGGGGGAGGCAATGGCGCCCAGACAGGCCCAGACTGTACAGAGACAGGCAGCCAGACCTGCAGGAgtgcagcagcaacaacaacaacaacatcagtacAGACAG GTTGGTGTGACCACCACCACATCCAGTGCCAACTACTACCAGCCCAGCACGTATCCCTACGCCAGCCAGCAGCCCGCCCCAGCGCAGCAGCCCGCCTTCATGCCGGCCTCCCAGCAGGCACCAGCCCCGGCTCCTGCAGCGCCCTCTGGCGGCAACGCAAACATGTACACCCTGGGGGGCGCACAGAGGCCCAAGTACGCCCACTGGGGGGCAGAGATGGGAGGGTTTGGCACGACGCAGACGTACACGTCCATGCCGGCACAGCCGGGTGTACCACAGGGTACACCAGCTCCTTCCAGCCAGGCTCAGCCTCAGCCTACCCTGTTCACACCATCCACCATGGCTGCACCTTACAGTCAGACTCCAGGGGGACCGGCCTACTACCAACAGCCTCAACCTGCCCAGCAGCCTCCCGTACCACAGCCTATGCCTGCACAGCAAG TTCCAAGCCAGTCGCAGAAATCTGGTGGGAACAGTGGGGACAGCAAACCTG ACAGACCGCAGGGCGCCTGGAACGACCCCCCAGCTGTCATCAGGGCCAGAAAG ATATCTGGGTCCGACCATGGACACACGCCCATGTACATTGAAAGGCACTTACACTCCGGAAGACATAGG GATAAGCAGGAAGCCTACACACCCCCAGCCCCCATCACCTCCCccatccccctcccccctgaGGAGCAGGCAGCGATGATGAACCAGGAGCCTCCAGGTGCACCCATCCCAGCAGCTGTCAACCAGCCACAAGCAGGTGCTCCACAG
- the LOC118411599 gene encoding protein transport protein Sec31A-like isoform X6: MKVKDIERTANQAWSPAEHHPVYLAAGTAAQQLDATFSTSAALEIYQLNLGEPGLQMEPVGSITTEHRFHKLVWGGYGMGTDNLPSGVLVGGTDTGSIHIYNPAKLLKGEDPVFATTEKHSGPVRALDVNPFQKNLLASGANDSEIFIWDLSNLETPMTPGSSNLPLEDISCVAWNQQVQHILGSSNPTGRCVVWDLRKNEPIIKVSDHSSRIRCQAIAWHPEVATQLVLASEDDRSPVIQLWDLRFATSPLKVLENHTRGILSVAWCPQDPDLLLSCAKDNRILCWNPNSSVPGGEVVYELPTSDQWSFDVRWCPRNPAVISSASFDGHISIYSLMGGGVDTQSEQQRQADKISSSFPGSTFGGPAPQPQAQQQPMPLKNPPKWLRRPVGASFAFGGKLVTFEDVKAPQQQQQQQQPQPRRVFVSQVITEQELINRSNNLQTALKSGQFGEFCDQKIKAAETEFDQSVWSFLKVNFESEPRSQYLRLLGFDANELANKVAEATGQTSLQNGHAEEGVDPKELASKMQLLTVDTAGDQKLTSSAQGSPSVNEARAFTYKRKTPAEDSPAAGADVFDTIAAHGKAITTESQDASRPDSPFQISVDEDCDGLICRALLTGNFEAAVEMCLHDNRLAEALILSVSGGPELLAQTQKKYFQRSQSKISRLLSCVVNRSWADIVEHCNLENWKEALAALLTYAKPEDFSSLCGTLGSRLETEQDGQLQANACLTYICAGNVDKMVTCWNKITKNPNSPLALEDLVEKVMVLRKSIELTQKQAPPVSGGVLAEKLSQYAELLAAQGSLATAMEYLGDSTEPTIAQLRDRLYRAQGEAMAPRQAQTVQRQAARPAGVQQQQQQQHQYRQVGVTTTTSSANYYQPSTYPYASQQPAPAQQPAFMPASQQAPAPAPAAPSGGNANMYTLGGAQRPKYAHWGAEMGGFGTTQTYTSMPAQPGVPQGTPAPSSQAQPQPTLFTPSTMAAPYSQTPGGPAYYQQPQPAQQPPVPQPMPAQQVPSQSQKSGGNSGDSKPDRPQGAWNDPPAVIRARKISGSDHGHTPMYIERHLHSGRHRDKQEAYTPPAPITSPIPLPPEEQAAMMNQEPPGAPIPAAVNQPQAGAPQSSAPTTPKEKGPIPAEHQELAQSLDSLLQRCMSTASHPQTKRKLEDVSRRLEALYDKLRDNSLPANILTSLHQLSQACSQHNYQAGLNIHTQMIQASNFSQISSFMTGLKVLMQVATQQGV, translated from the exons ATGAAGGTGAAGGATATAGAGCGGACAGCTAACCAGGCATGGAGCCCAGCAGAACACCACCCTGTGTACCTGGCAGCTGGGACAGCCGCACAGCAGCTGGATGCAACCTTCAG CACCAGTGCTGCTCTAGAGATCTACCAGCTGAATCTTGGAGAGCCAGGACTACAGATGGAGCCTGTTGGGAGCATCACCACAGAGCACCGCTTCCACAAGCTGGTGTGGGGAGGGTACGGCATGGGCACAGATAACCTGCCATCGGGGGTCCTCGTGGGCGGTACTGATACAGGCAGCATTCATATCTACAACCCAGCCAAGCTGCTGAAGGGGGAGGATCCAGTGTTTGCTACAACAGAGAAG CACTCTGGACCAGTGCGAGCCTTGGATGTTAACCCCTTCCAGAAGAACCTGTTAGCCTCGGGGGCCAACGACTCGGAGATCTTCATCTGGGATCTGTCCAACCTGGAGACGCCCATGACTCCTGGATCCAGTAATCTG CCCCTGGAGGATATCAGCTGTGTGGCATGGAACCAGCAGGTCCAGCACATCCTGGGCTCCTCCAACCCCACGGGCCGCTGTGTGGTTTGGGACCTCCGCAAGAACGAACCAATCATCAAAGTCAGCGACCACAGCAGCCGG ATCCGTTGCCAGGCTATAGCGTGGCACCCTGAGGTGGCGACCCAGCTAGTTCTGGCCTCAGAAGACGACCGTTCCCCTGTCATCCAGCTGTGGGACCTCCGCTTTGCAACATCTCCCCTCAAGGTGCTGGAGAACCACACCAG AGGGATCCTGTCTGTAGCCTGGTGTCCCCAGGACCCTGACCTGCTCCTCAGCTGTGCTAAAGACAACAGGATCTTATGCTGGAACCCCAACAGTTCTGTTCCTGGTGGGGAG GTTGTGTATGAGCTGCCGACCAGTGACCAGTGGAGTTTTGATGTGAGGTGGTGCCCCAGGAACCCTGCTGTCATCTCCAGTGCCTCCTTTGATGGACACATCAGCATCTACTCCCTGATGGGAGGGGGTGTGGACACTCAGTCTGAGCAGCAGAGACAAGCCGATAAG ATCTCCTCATCATTCCCTGGGAGTACATTTGGTGGCCCCGCCCCCCAGCCCCAGGCCCAACAACAACCCATGCCCCTGAAGAACCCCCCCAAATGGCTTAGGAGACCCGTGGGGGCCTCGTTCGCT TTTGGAGGCAAGCTTGTTACATTTGAAGATGTGAAGGCtccccagcagcagcagcagcagcagcagccccAGCCCAGGAGAGTGTTTGTTAGCCAGGTTATCACTGAACAGGAACTCATCAACAG ATCCAATAACCTACAAACTGCTCTGAAGTCGGGACAATTTGGGGAGTTTTGTGACCAGAAAATCAAAGCAGCAGAGACAGAGTTTGACCAGAGTGTGTGGAGCTTCTTGAAG GTGAATTTTGAGAGCGAGCCTCGCAGCCAGTACCTGAGACTGCTGGGATTCGATGCAAACGAGTTGGCCAATAAGGTTGCCGAGGCAACAGGACAAACATCACTACAAAACGGACATGCAGAGGAAGGGGTAGATCCCAAGGAACTAGCATCCAAGATGCAACTGTTAACTGTTGAT ACTGCTGGTGATCAGAAGCTGACATCTAGTGCCCAGGGATCTCCTTCTGTCAACGAGGCAAGG GCCTTTACCTACAAAAGAAAG ACCCCAGCAGAAGACAGCCCTGCAGCAGGTGCTGATGTGTTTGATACGATTGCTGCTCATGGTAAAGCCATCACCACAGAGTCTCAGGATGCCAGCAGGCCCGACTCCCCCTTCCAGATATCTGTAGATGAAG ATTGTGATGGTTTAATTTGTCGGGCACTGCTCACTGGTAATTTCGAGGCAGCCGTGGAGATGTGTCTCCATGACAACCGCCTGGCCGAGGCCCTCATTCTGTCTGTGTCAGGTGGTCCTGAACTCCTGGCTCAAACCCAGAAAAAATACTTCCAGAGATCACAAAGTAAAATTTCCAGG TTGTTGTCGTGTGTAGTGAACCGTAGCTGGGCAGACATTGTAGAGCACTGTAATCTGGAGAACTGGAAGGAGGCCCTGGCAGCTCTGCTCACGTACGCCAAACCTGAGGACTTCTCCTCTCTTTGTG GCACCTTGGGGAGCCGTCTGGAAACGGAGCAAGATGGGCAGCTACAGGCTAACGCCTGCCTGACATATATCTGTGCTGGGAACGTGGACAAGATGGTCACCTGTTGGAACAAGATTACCAAGAATCCCAATTCACCGCTGGCTTTGGAG GACCTTGTTGAGAAGGTGATGGTGCTGAGGAAGTCTATAGAGCTGACCCAGAAGCAGGCCCCACCGGTGTCAGGGGGAGTGTTGGCAGAGAAACTTTCCCAGTATGCCGAGCTGCTGGCTGCACAGGGCAGCCTGGCCACAGCTATGGAGTACCTGGGAGACTCTACTGAG CCCACCATTGCCCAGCTGAGAGACAGACTTTACAGAGCACAGGGGGAGGCAATGGCGCCCAGACAGGCCCAGACTGTACAGAGACAGGCAGCCAGACCTGCAGGAgtgcagcagcaacaacaacaacaacatcagtacAGACAG GTTGGTGTGACCACCACCACATCCAGTGCCAACTACTACCAGCCCAGCACGTATCCCTACGCCAGCCAGCAGCCCGCCCCAGCGCAGCAGCCCGCCTTCATGCCGGCCTCCCAGCAGGCACCAGCCCCGGCTCCTGCAGCGCCCTCTGGCGGCAACGCAAACATGTACACCCTGGGGGGCGCACAGAGGCCCAAGTACGCCCACTGGGGGGCAGAGATGGGAGGGTTTGGCACGACGCAGACGTACACGTCCATGCCGGCACAGCCGGGTGTACCACAGGGTACACCAGCTCCTTCCAGCCAGGCTCAGCCTCAGCCTACCCTGTTCACACCATCCACCATGGCTGCACCTTACAGTCAGACTCCAGGGGGACCGGCCTACTACCAACAGCCTCAACCTGCCCAGCAGCCTCCCGTACCACAGCCTATGCCTGCACAGCAAG TTCCAAGCCAGTCGCAGAAATCTGGTGGGAACAGTGGGGACAGCAAACCTG ACAGACCGCAGGGCGCCTGGAACGACCCCCCAGCTGTCATCAGGGCCAGAAAG ATATCTGGGTCCGACCATGGACACACGCCCATGTACATTGAAAGGCACTTACACTCCGGAAGACATAGG GATAAGCAGGAAGCCTACACACCCCCAGCCCCCATCACCTCCCccatccccctcccccctgaGGAGCAGGCAGCGATGATGAACCAGGAGCCTCCAGGTGCACCCATCCCAGCAGCTGTCAACCAGCCACAAGCAGGTGCTCCACAG